Proteins from a single region of Psilocybe cubensis strain MGC-MH-2018 chromosome 3, whole genome shotgun sequence:
- a CDS encoding Lysosomal amino acid transporter 1, which yields MDMSYSPLSLPSQAVGRMLPDSLSEFLGFASIACWLGAQFPQVVENIRRQSCEGLALPFLANWLLGDISNLVGCIMTHQLPFQTWLATYFVFIDMMLVLQYAYYYKSPKTSSSALGHIRSASTPAAHRRLSIDRGASRYRALSVAASNVATAAALAAHHDEQANPRRSNSRFAAKINRPRGPEASNGGLDQGDELEDDPPAAMIESFYSERGRDPQSKRVSWSIERHGRASSVGQGRRSATPTVLDFGSRDPVLSPRDSGIAQSSHDPVVLDSTESLTQAPNTRSSRASRKGSNMVFLAVWALFGIGTLTSGKRGIPSDSLNGIGRVLSTQSRTGSTLSVPSNEELVYTKQGDVQHFSYVSVTIPTSFYPNSLLPREPEESPPVDEPSEQQIIGRIFAWLCTTLYLTSRLPQIWKNYARKSVEGLSMYLFVFAFLGNTFYVASILLSPRRYLPPPESTKYIKDSIPYLLGSGGTLLFDITIVSQSFCYRPRPRRHNPASHSRTVDDEEAGLLSGDALSAHLPGDSAILNRGRASRTRSSSCVFAFMSRSTAFSNPTPVQLRKLVLDYLCHSCYTRTARAFNKDSTVRHLDADGDEILEAATYGTDPRPTESEGSPSGSNEKFEALLKQVELRQAIRTEILRGRVDEAIALLDKHFPAVLRLNEPVSTSPTNNEPRLPASNIEYVSSTSTEPAHLLLNLRILAFSEACRTIPLEYPPTSESESMDTDPPIHTGISEDSEEYHEQQLALLARAQKLWAFSNTLPNPADRVTYTKELENVGGLLAYKVPEKSSMAKYLTMERREAVADQINRAILKSTGKPLISSIELLTRYTHLLWQGANQYEVKGRAGAVLPPRDKTTDSESEVRVVEKGHFYAH from the exons ATGGACATGTCCTACTcgcctctttctcttccctcCCAAGCGGTAGGCAGAATGCTGCCAGACTCGCTAAGCGAATTCCTGGGCTTTGCGTCAATAGCATGCTGGCTGGGTGCTCAGTTCCC CCAGGTGGTTGAAAATATCAGACGCCAGTCGTGCGAGGGCCTTGCACTCCCATTCCTTGCCAACTGGTTGCTCG GTGACATCTCCAATCTCGTTGGCTGCATTATGACCCATCAACTGCCGTTTCAG ACATGGCTAGCCACTTACTTCGTCTTCATTGACATGATGCTAGTTCTGCAATATGCATACTACTATAAATCGCCTAAAACCTCGTCCTCTGCATTGGGCCATATTCGTTCAGCTTCCACCCCAGCAGCACATCGGAGATTGTCGATCGACAGAGGTGCATCAAGGTATCGTGCTCTGTCGGTTGCAGCTTCAAATGTGGCAACAGCCGCTGCACTGGCGGCACACCATGACGAGCAGGCTAATCCCCGAAGGTCAAATTCTCGTTTTGCGGCCAAGATCAATCGACCACGGGGACCAGAAGCTAGTAACGGCGGATTAGATCAAGGAGACGAACTTGAAGATGATCCTCCTGCAGCTATGATTGAAAGCTTCTATTCTGAACGTGGAAGAGATCCCCAATCCAAACGAGTTTCTTGGAGTATTGAACGTCATGGTAGGGCCTCAAGCGTTGGCCAGGGACGTAGATCTGCAACACCTACTGTGTTGGACTTTGGTTCTAGGGACCCTGTCTTATCTCCACGCGACTCCGGAATAGCACAGTCATCTCACGACCCCGTAGTTCTCGATTCTACAGAATCTCTTACTCAAGCACCAAATACTCGCAGTTCTCGCGCCTCTCGGAAAGGCTCGAATATGGTATTTCTTGCCGTATGGGCACTATTCGGTATTGGTACTTTAACCAGCGGTAAACGCGGAATCCCATCAGACAGTCTAAATGGTATTGGTCGTGTTTTGTCCACTCAAAGTCGTACTGGCAGCACTTTATCGGTACCGTCCAATGAAGAACTTGTATATACCAAGCAAGGAGACGTACAACATTTTTCCTATGTCTCCGTCACAATCCCCACATCATTTTATCCGAATAGCCTTTTGCCACGAGAACCAGAAGAGAGCCCCCCTGTTGACGAACCTTCAGAACAACAGATAATTGGTCGTATTTTTGCCTGGCTATGTACAACATTATACCTCACATCTCGATTGCCTCAGATTTGGAAGAAC TATGCTAGAAAATCAGTAGAG GGCCTTTCTATGTATCTGTTTGTGTTTGCCTTCCTAGGCAATACATTTTATGTGGCGTCGATTTTGCTTTCCCCGCGACGATATCTCCCTCCTCCGGAATCCACAAAATATATCAAAGACAGCATACC GTACCTTCTTGGTAGTGGAGGGACGTTACTATTTGACATCACAATTGTATCTCAATCATTCTGCTATCGCCCACGACCTCGACGACACAACCCAGCGTCTCATAGTCGGACGgtagatgacgaagaagcgGGCCTTCTGTCAGGAGATGCGCTTTCTGCTCATCTTCCAGGGGACTCCGCTATTCTCAATAGAGGGCGTGCTTCACGCACACGCAGC TCTAGCTGCGTCTTTGCCTTTATGTCTAGATCAACTGCATTCTCGAATCCAACGCCTGTTCAGTTG AGAAAATTGGTCCTCGACTACCTGTGCCACAGTTGTTATACCAGAACTGCCAGGGCATTTAATAAAGATAGCACAGTGCGACACCTTGATGCTGACGGAGACGAGATCCTAGAAGCTGCAACATATGGCACCGACCCACGACCTACTGAGAGCGAGGGCAGCCCGAGTGGCTCAAATGAGAAGTTCGAAGCTCTGTTGAAGCAGGTTGAACTTCGACAAG CAATAAGAACAGAGATATTGCGTGGCCGTGTAGATGAAGCAATTGCACTCCTCGACAAACACTTCCCGGCCGTTCTCAGGCTCAATGAACCTGTATCAACCTCTCCGACAAACAATGAGCCCCGTCTTCCTGCGAGTAACATCGAATATGTatcctcgacctcgaccgaACCTGCGCACCTCCTCTTGAACCTGCGCATCCTTGCGTTCAGTGAAGCATGCCGAACAATCCCTCTGGAGTATCCACCCACGTCGGAATCTGAATCAATGGACACGGACCCTCCCATACACACGGGCATCTCAGAAGACAGTGAAGAGTATCACGAGCAACAACTCGCACTCCTCGCTCGTGCTCAGAAACTGTGGGCGTTTTCCAACACCTTGCCTAACCCCGCCGATCGGGTGACTTACACCAAGGAGCTGGAGAATGTCGGTGGCTTGCTGGCATATAAGGTTCCTGAAAAGAGTTCTATGGCGAAATACCTGACTATGGAGAGACGAGAGGCCGTTGCGGACCAAATCAACCGTGCAATTCTCA AGAGTACTGGAAAACCTTTAATTTCAAGTATAGAACTGCTGACTCGGTATACTCATCTTCTATGGCAAGGAGCCAATCAGTATGAAGTAAAGGGTCGAGCTGGCGCGGTTCTTCCTCCTAGGGATAAAACTACTGACAGTGAAAGTGAGGTACGCGTTGTAGAAAAAGGTCATTTTTATGCGCACTGA
- a CDS encoding LIN1-like protein, producing the protein MASRAGQKRAATQGSEPSSSSKHQSKKTRFVDPSEDPANFAEQVDSALEGPSRKGKVKTEGYDSDSTDDGEGVVPSRKKGDDDDEVDDMFASEPKANEDTASKKKEEKYMRLADIEGQEFKDESGSEKDSEDDDEPEDEDDAERRKKAGMGYELSSFNMRDEMEEGKFTEDGNYVRTFDPHGVHDRWMEGLDEREIKLARRRKREQEKKQKERMLAEEKELEESGGKSSLETQLLSHLKKGETVLEALQRLGSLAKKTQSKKPKHKTAAANAMQVDQAKVDKPQTHIPTDIETITHLASSLMSMGETDVYSQTYEELVRSVRSSGNVDSSWEPPSADIKYEYKWATPEAGQPDEIFGPFSEEEIRSWYNASYFGTVGEKVKVRRVGGTWGDWDDVVQ; encoded by the exons ATGGCATCCCGTGCTGGACAGAAGCGCGCCGCAACACAGGGCTCTGaaccatcttcatcctcaaaaCACCAGTCCAAAAAGACGCGCTTTGTGGATCCCTCAGAGGATCCAGCGAATTTTGCCGAACAGGTTGATTCCGCACTCGAGGGACCGTCGCGCAAAGGCAAGGTCAAGACTGAGGGGTACGACTCGGATTCAACCGACGATGGCGAGGGTGTCGTGCCCAGTAGGAAGAAAggcgatgatgacgacgaggtgGACGATATGTTTGCTTCCGAACCGAAGGCCAATGAAGATACCGCttccaaaaagaaagaagaaaaatatatGCGTCTAGCTGATATCGAAGGGCAAGAATTCAAAGATGAATCAGGTTCAGAAAAGGATTccgaggacgatgacgaacccgaagacgaagacgatgctGAGAGGCGCAAAAAAGCTGGTATGGGATACGAACTTTCCTCGTTCAACATGCGGGACGAGATGGAGGAAGGAAAGTTTACAGAAGATGGGAATTACGTTCGGACTTTTGATCCCCATGGCGTGCACGACCGTTGGATGGAGGGCTTGGACGAACGCGAAATCAAGCTGGCCCGTCGCCGGAAAAGAgagcaagaaaagaaacaaaaagagCGCATGCTTGCGGAGGAAAAGGAACTTGAAGAGAGTGGAGGCAAAAGCTCATTGGAAACACAGCTCTTGAGTCATTTGAAGAAGGGAGAAACGGTGCTGGAAGCATTGCAACGCCTTGGGTCTCTGGCTAAAAAGACTCAGTCGAAGAA ACCAAAACATAAAACTGCAGCCGCCAACGCTATGCAAGTCGACCAAGCAAAGGTTGATAAACCACAGACACATATCCCGACAGACATTGAAACCATCACCCATCTTGCTTCATCCCTTATGTCCATGGGAGAAACGGATGTGTATTCGCAAACGTACGAAGAGCTGGTCCGAAGTGTTCGTTCATCTGGCAATGTCGATTCATCATGGGAGCCACCCTCTGCCGATATCAAATACGAATACAAATGGGCCACACCAGAAGCAGGACAACCAGATGAAATATTTGGTCCCTTtagtgaagaagaaataagaTCATGGTACAACGCATCTTATTTCGGAACAGTGGGAGAAAAGGTCAAAGTTCGACGCGTTGGAGGTACATGGGGTGATTGGGATGATGTTGTACAATAA